The Vibrio alginolyticus NBRC 15630 = ATCC 17749 genomic sequence AGATTCACCAAAGCCACGGTAGTCAAATCCGAATACTGTAAAGCCCTTCGCAGTTAAGGCTCTCGCGTAACGCTCTGGGTGAATATTTTTTTGCCCAGTAAAGCCTGAGCAGACAATAACGATCGGTAAGTCTGGGTTGTTAACGTTCTCGTCAGTAAAGAAAGCGCCATCAAGGCGTAGACCATCACTAATTACTGGGGCTTTTTGTTCAATCATAATTATCTCGTCCAAATGAATGTGTATGCTCGACAAAGAAGTCCTTGTCTTAAGTCACATCATGTTCGAATTTTGATAGCAATAATTTAACAATTGCGACATTCTTATCCAGAAATACGACATAGATGAACTGCCCACTTGGTGACCACAGAGAATGAAAACGACACACACGTATCGCATTGGTTTTTTCCTTATTCCTGATTTTTCGATGCTCTCTTTTTCGGCGGTTATCGAACCTCTTCGAATGGCCAACCGCCTCGCTGGTTGCGATTTGTATCAGTGGGATATTTATGGATTCGAAGATAAAGAAGTGTCGGCCAGTAATGGCGTTTCATTCTCGCCAACACAGTCAGTCAACAACATTGCTCATTTAGACTTGCTGCTGGTTGTGGCAGGTATTGGCGCCCATGTTGCTGCTGCGAGTGGCTCGGTGAATCAGTGGTTAAAGCAAGCGCTTCGTCAAGGCATCGCCGTGGGCTCGACTTCGACAGGCAGCGTATTGTTAGCAAAAGCTGGCCTGTTAAAAAACAAAACGTGTACCGTGCATTGGGAGTCCGCCAACAGCCTGGCAGAGGAGTTTCCAAACATTAACGTGACCAGTGAGTTGTACGAATTCGACCCACGCACACCAACTTGTTCGGGCGGCTTAGCCGGTTTGGATATGATGCTTCATTTAATTACAAACCAACATGGGAGTGACTTGGCGAATCAAGTGGCAGAGCAATGCATTCACCCTGCGATTCGACCCGCGCATGATAAACAGCGGATGTCGTTAATCCGTAAGCACAACATCCGCCACCCGCGCCTGCTCGACGCTGTAGAGATCATGGAAGCCAACATGGAAGAGCCGCTAAAGTGCTATGAAATTGGCGAACAAGTAGGATTATCGGTCAGGCAGATGGAAAGGTTATTTTTGCAATACTTGCAAGACAAACCAGGCAATTACTACCTTCAATTGCGCTTAGAACGCGCTCAACATTTGTTGTTGCAAACCATGCTGTCCATCACTCAAATCAGCACGGCTTGTGGGTTCAGTTCTACATCGTATTTTGCGCGCTGCTACAAAAAACGCTATGAAAAAACGCCGCGTGAAGAGCGACGTTTAGCTTAAGATTGAGTAAGAGAAAGGAGTTCAATCTCTTCGATCTCATCGTGATGTGTCAGACGGCTTATCGGACAACGTGCCTTGGTAAAGCAATGATAGCCAAGCAATTACCTGCTCTTTACTGGCTTTATCAAGTTGCAAACAGCCCTCTTCTATCGCTGACACGTGCGAGGCGGGCAGTTCTTTCTCTGCCAAAGTACGAAACTTACCTCGCATCTCGCCTCGACTGAGCGGATTTTCAGGATTACCTCGCGCAATACAGGGAGGTGAAGTCAGTTTGTCGCCATTTTTCAACGTCACCACGACATGCGCCCAACGTTCGGCTGGAAACTTATCATTGTATGCAGGCTCTTCAATTAACTTCATCCGTTCCGTAAGTGCCAAGCGAGCAGGATCGTTCAGTCCTTTGGTGACGGCTTCTACCGTGACCGTATTATCTATAACCGCACTCGCGACTGAAAATGGCAAACTGTACTGAGCCTGCTCGGTTGTCTCAGGGCGCTTGGTATGCAGGCACACCGCCTGGTGAAAGCTGTGAACTTCGATAAGTTCAATCTCATCAGGTTCTAGTTTATTTTCTTGTTGCAGCGCTCTCACCGCTTCAACCGCGGGTTGAGCCCAACGACAAACCGGATACGGTTTAAAGTATTGCTCCAGGATATACCAGCGCTGCCCTAAATCTGCCCACAAAGCGTGAGTTTGTTGGTCCAGCAGAGTCACGGCTGGCGCGCCAGTAAAGCCCTCTTCTGCCAGCTCTGCACTGGCAAAGCCCGCCATCGCTCCCCAGCCAGAGCCGTCTTTGAGCATGGTTGGATGTTCAATACAACGCATCATTTGACTGCGCGGGCCATAGAACTCGGCAATGCCGAGCGCATGCTCTGTTTGTGCATCCGTTAAGTCTTTTCTTCTTGCAGACACCGCAGCGACGCCCAACGCATTCCAAGCACCAGAAGTATGATAGTCACAAGCGGTTTGATGCAGCGCGATTCCGGCGCGAGTTGCAATTTCGTAGCCAATGATGAGGGACGTTAATAACTCTTCTCCCGTGATCGCTGACTCATGCATACTGGCGAGCAGCCCCGGCAAAACAGCGACGCCAACATGGCCTTTCGTCAGGACTTGGCCGTCGTGCGCGTCCATGCTGTCAATCAACATGCCGCCATATAGAGTCGCCCCACAACCACTGGCCGTGTGATCAGAAAACAGCATCGGCGTATCACCGGCAAACTGCTTCTGCGCGAGTTTAGCTACCATATTTTGCAGTTGCGTCGCTTTACCTGCTGCGGCGACACCTAACAAATCCAAGACGCAATATTTCGCTTGTTCAATAACGTCAGCAGGAAGCTGTTCAAAGGTTAATTCGTGAATAAATCGATGAATAGATTGCATCATCTACTGCTCCAGTTTTAGCGTTTTGCCTTCGACAATAGCGTTGTGATCAATGGTGTATTGCTGTCTCGCACGGTAGGCAGCTCGAACCTGGCTTTATCAATATCGTCCAATGACAAGGTTGCAGTTATCAAGGTTTCACCGTCTTCTGCCTGCGCCAATAGCTCGCCCGTTGGAGACAAAATACAGCTTCCTCCCCAAAACCACGCTTCGCCCTCTGGCCCGTAACGATTAGCCATCAAAACTGGAGTTCCGTAGAGCACCGCATAAAATTTAACGTTAACTAACCAGTTGTCTTCGTTGGAAAAGTCTTTACTGACAATACTGCTGGCCGAGTTGATCGGCGCGAGCAAGATTTCAGGCTTATCGAGTAGCGCGCAATGAACCAAAGGTGGGTTCCATAAATCGGCACAAATTAAAACCGAGCCTCGCCAATTTTCATCAAGACAAACGCTGGTGGTAGCCTCTCCCGAATGAAACCACTTACCCTCTTCAAGCCCACCATAGGTTGGTAAATTGACTTTACGATGCACAGCAACCACCGTACCACCGAGCAACCAAGCCATCGCGTTGTAGTATTCTCCCGGAGCGGCCTGTTCAACAAAGCCGACAATCACGGACATCTGCGGTGCAAGTTGCGCAAGCTCTTTAAGCCGAGCATCATCACGCTTCATGGCAACTTCACGCACAGAGGATTGGAGCTGGTATCCGGTCAAGGAGAGTTCAGGAAACAGCAATAGCTGCGACCCTATGGCCGCAGCTTGCTTTATGTAATCCTGATGAGTATTCAGATTGGCATTCACATCGCCTAACTGGGCGTTGATTTGGGCCACACTGACTTGCAAGATAGTCATGGTATTACCCCAAGTTATGCTCAGATAGGAACTGGCTTGCGACTTCTGAGATCGAACGTCGCTCCACATCAACTTGTTGATTCAATGTCGACATCGTATCGCCATCGATCGCCGCAGAAAGCGCGTTCATTTGCTCGGCAAGGTCTGGGTTCGCATCTAGCGTTTCTTGGCGAACCACAGGAGTGATCGCGTAATCAGGGAAGAACTGTTTGTCATCCGTTAAAACGGTAAAACCAAATGCTTTGATACGACCATCTGTTGCAAATACGAGCGCAGCATCGACTTCTTGCCCTTTTAGCGCATCATAAGTTAACCCAGTATCCATGCGTTTCACTTGGTCTCGTGAAGCTTTGAATTTGTAGGTTTTCTGTAAAGGTCGGAAGCCATCTTTTCGTGCATAGAATTCCGCATTCAAAGCAATGGTCATTGGCGGGTCTTGGCGCATTTGCTCGGCAAACTCGGACAAGGTTGAGATGCCACGTTGTTTCGCATCGTCACTGCGCATAGCGAGCGCGTAGGTGTTGTTCGCTTTTGAAGGGTTAAGCCAAACTAGGCCTTTCTTCGCATCGAGTTCCTTAACGCGTTGATACACTTGCTCTGCTGGGAGCTTGTCTTTGACTTTGTTGTAAATGATCAGTGATGTGCCCGTGTATTCCCAATAAAGATCAATCTGGCCGTTTTCTTGCGCTTTACGCAAAACCGCACTGCCCATGCCCGAACGCTTATCAACGTCGTAGCCTTTTTTGGTTAAATATTGAGACGTGATCTCCGTTAAAAGCTGTTGTTCTGTAAAGTTTTTGCCACCTACGACGATTTCCGCGGATGCGTGAAAACTTGAAAGCAGTACACCAACGGCCAGCAAGCGGCGAGTAATTTGCTTTAACATGTTTGACTCCTGTCTGTGTTCAATTTTTAGGATTGTTATTGTCTAGCTCTAATAGGGTTACAGCCTTTAGGTACAGTGACATAGGAAACGGCTCCTACCACACTGTCGATAGCGATAGCCAACATCGCTGTAGGAATAGCGCCTGCCAGCATCATGATGGGTTCATCCAGATCAATACCGGTAAAAATGAGCTCCCCTAACCCACCGCCACCAATTAAGAAGGCCAGTGGCACGGTGCCCACGTTGACAGCTAACGCCGTGCGGATACCGGCAAAAGTGACGAACAGCGCATTAGGAATTTCAACCTGAAATAACATTTGTAACTCGGTCATACCAATGCCTGACGCCGCTTCTTTTAAATGAGCGGGCACTTCTTTCAGCCCGATGTAGGTGTTTCTGACAATCGGCAACAACGAGGCAATCGTCAGCCCAAATACCGCAGGCACGGTGCCAATGCCAAGAAAGCTCATTGCCAGCGCAAGAATAGCTAAAGTAGGAATCGTGGTCCCCACATTCAAAACCTGCATCGCCGATTCTGCGACTTTCTGAAAACGAGGACGGCTGAGCAATACGCCGACGGGAATAGCGATTAGGATCGCCAATCCACCAGACAGCAGCACCAGTTCAATGTGCTGAACCGTCAAATAAACAATGTCTTCTTGGTAGTAGAGGAAATCATCGATCGTACCCGCGCCTTGTAAATAAATACCCAACGCAAAGACACACGCCAATAAAACGAAATAGTAGGTTTGTTTTAGCTGATTGGTCACGATGCCTCCTTAGCCTGATGCAATGGCTGTGGCTCACTAAGAGAGGTATCGCGCTGATAAGTTGCGCCTAGATAATGAGTAATGCCGCGCTGTGTGACTTCGCCCACTAAGCGGCCATTCTCGTCAACACACGGCATCCAAACAATGTCGTGCGTGAACATCTTCGACGCGACTTTACGCAGATCATCCGTGGTTCGGGCGATTGTTTTCAGGCCGACATAATGTTCGCCGCAGTACCCCTTCATATTGATTGCTGTAGCTTTTGGCACATAACCGATAGGCTGGTGTTGGCCATTTACTAATATCACGGCGTCGCGATACCCATACGCGTCAATTTTGGTTAAAGCGTCGGCAAGCGTCTCGTTAGGTTTCACGTGCGCAAAGGTGGTCTGCATGACGGACTCAGCCGTCACTAAGCGTAGACGTTTAAGTGCGCGATCATCTCCGACAAAGTTTTTCACGAAATCATCTTTCGGGTGTGCGAGCAAATCGTCAGGCGTATCGTACTGAACCAGATGACCATCGCGGAAAATCGCAATTCTATCGGCCATTTTGACCGCTTCATCAATGTCATGACTGACAAACATGATGGTCTTGTTGAGCTCTTGCTGCATTTTAAGGAACTCATCCTGGATTACTTCACGGTTGATCGGGTCAATCGCACCAAAAGGTTCATCCATCAGCATGACGGGAGGATCCGCAGCTAGCGCTCGAGCAACTCCAATTCGTTGCTGCTGTCCGCCAGACAACTCATTTGGATAACGATTAAGAAAGACACTAGGATCAAGAGCAACCATCTCCAATAGCTCTTTTGCACGCGTCATGTATCTTGCCTTATCCCACCCTAATAACTTGGGAACCACCGCGATGTTTTCGCCGATCGTCATGTTGGGAAATAAGCCAATTTGCTGAATAACATAGCCGATGTTGCGGCGCAGAGTGACTGTATCCATCCCAGAAGTATCTTCACCGCCAAGATAGATCTTGCCCGATGTCGCGGGAATAATTCGGTTGACCATTTTCAGCGTGGTGGTTTTGCCACAACCGGACGGGCCAAGTAACACACATATTTCACCACTGTGAACTTCCATCTCAATGTGATCTGCGGCAGTCACCGGGCCATTAGGCGTTTCAAAAATTTTGGTTAGCTTGTCAATTTTGATCATTTGAATGTCCCTATTATTTGTCCTTTATCGAGC encodes the following:
- a CDS encoding GlxA family transcriptional regulator: MKTTHTYRIGFFLIPDFSMLSFSAVIEPLRMANRLAGCDLYQWDIYGFEDKEVSASNGVSFSPTQSVNNIAHLDLLLVVAGIGAHVAAASGSVNQWLKQALRQGIAVGSTSTGSVLLAKAGLLKNKTCTVHWESANSLAEEFPNINVTSELYEFDPRTPTCSGGLAGLDMMLHLITNQHGSDLANQVAEQCIHPAIRPAHDKQRMSLIRKHNIRHPRLLDAVEIMEANMEEPLKCYEIGEQVGLSVRQMERLFLQYLQDKPGNYYLQLRLERAQHLLLQTMLSITQISTACGFSSTSYFARCYKKRYEKTPREERRLA
- a CDS encoding MmgE/PrpD family protein, yielding MMQSIHRFIHELTFEQLPADVIEQAKYCVLDLLGVAAAGKATQLQNMVAKLAQKQFAGDTPMLFSDHTASGCGATLYGGMLIDSMDAHDGQVLTKGHVGVAVLPGLLASMHESAITGEELLTSLIIGYEIATRAGIALHQTACDYHTSGAWNALGVAAVSARRKDLTDAQTEHALGIAEFYGPRSQMMRCIEHPTMLKDGSGWGAMAGFASAELAEEGFTGAPAVTLLDQQTHALWADLGQRWYILEQYFKPYPVCRWAQPAVEAVRALQQENKLEPDEIELIEVHSFHQAVCLHTKRPETTEQAQYSLPFSVASAVIDNTVTVEAVTKGLNDPARLALTERMKLIEEPAYNDKFPAERWAHVVVTLKNGDKLTSPPCIARGNPENPLSRGEMRGKFRTLAEKELPASHVSAIEEGCLQLDKASKEQVIAWLSLLYQGTLSDKPSDTSR
- a CDS encoding nitrilase-related carbon-nitrogen hydrolase — protein: MTILQVSVAQINAQLGDVNANLNTHQDYIKQAAAIGSQLLLFPELSLTGYQLQSSVREVAMKRDDARLKELAQLAPQMSVIVGFVEQAAPGEYYNAMAWLLGGTVVAVHRKVNLPTYGGLEEGKWFHSGEATTSVCLDENWRGSVLICADLWNPPLVHCALLDKPEILLAPINSASSIVSKDFSNEDNWLVNVKFYAVLYGTPVLMANRYGPEGEAWFWGGSCILSPTGELLAQAEDGETLITATLSLDDIDKARFELPTVRDSNTPLITTLLSKAKR
- a CDS encoding glycine betaine ABC transporter substrate-binding protein; protein product: MLKQITRRLLAVGVLLSSFHASAEIVVGGKNFTEQQLLTEITSQYLTKKGYDVDKRSGMGSAVLRKAQENGQIDLYWEYTGTSLIIYNKVKDKLPAEQVYQRVKELDAKKGLVWLNPSKANNTYALAMRSDDAKQRGISTLSEFAEQMRQDPPMTIALNAEFYARKDGFRPLQKTYKFKASRDQVKRMDTGLTYDALKGQEVDAALVFATDGRIKAFGFTVLTDDKQFFPDYAITPVVRQETLDANPDLAEQMNALSAAIDGDTMSTLNQQVDVERRSISEVASQFLSEHNLG
- a CDS encoding ABC transporter permease, translating into MTNQLKQTYYFVLLACVFALGIYLQGAGTIDDFLYYQEDIVYLTVQHIELVLLSGGLAILIAIPVGVLLSRPRFQKVAESAMQVLNVGTTIPTLAILALAMSFLGIGTVPAVFGLTIASLLPIVRNTYIGLKEVPAHLKEAASGIGMTELQMLFQVEIPNALFVTFAGIRTALAVNVGTVPLAFLIGGGGLGELIFTGIDLDEPIMMLAGAIPTAMLAIAIDSVVGAVSYVTVPKGCNPIRARQ
- a CDS encoding ABC transporter ATP-binding protein, whose product is MIKIDKLTKIFETPNGPVTAADHIEMEVHSGEICVLLGPSGCGKTTTLKMVNRIIPATSGKIYLGGEDTSGMDTVTLRRNIGYVIQQIGLFPNMTIGENIAVVPKLLGWDKARYMTRAKELLEMVALDPSVFLNRYPNELSGGQQQRIGVARALAADPPVMLMDEPFGAIDPINREVIQDEFLKMQQELNKTIMFVSHDIDEAVKMADRIAIFRDGHLVQYDTPDDLLAHPKDDFVKNFVGDDRALKRLRLVTAESVMQTTFAHVKPNETLADALTKIDAYGYRDAVILVNGQHQPIGYVPKATAINMKGYCGEHYVGLKTIARTTDDLRKVASKMFTHDIVWMPCVDENGRLVGEVTQRGITHYLGATYQRDTSLSEPQPLHQAKEAS